Below is a genomic region from Salmo salar chromosome ssa11, Ssal_v3.1, whole genome shotgun sequence.
TATCCGTTTCCTAGGCTTAAATGCAGCATTGTTATTGATAGGTGGAATACTGTATAAAAACAAGGTACTATTACATACTAGGTCCAGTGTTGTGCAAATACTATAAATGCTAAATAAAAGGTTTACCAATAAGACAGAGTTCTTCTACCTGCTTTCACCATTTTTACAAAGTGAGATTTCTGTTGCCAGCCAAGATGGTTTTTGATTGAAAAGGGCATATCAAATTAGAACAAATTTTAAAAGAATTACTTTATTGATCATCAATATCAAGAAAACAAAAGTATGTTCTAAAAAAAGGGGAGGGGATCCTTTTTGTTAGACAAAACAAATCTCCAGACCAaacatttatttcagtttttttattttaaattctgGTGTTCTGTAATTTGAGCCTATATTCCACATGAGatggaataaaatataaatatattacaCCTATAACAAAAATATGAAGTGTGAACTGAAGTAGGTGTGATGATGTTCTCAGTTGACAGATTCCAGGTCTTAAGCAGTCTCAACTGACTTGAGGAAACAGGGCGCTGTTGGCAAGTATTATAGAAATGTCCACTTTCCTCTGCGTAAATGATGTGGCACACAATAGTCCTGATTCAGAtctgagaggaaggggagagaggcatGTTACTAAGTACTATTACCTGACCCAATAGCAAAGACAAAACGTTCAAGCAAAATGCAGAGCGAAAAAGCATTTCACTCAATTGTATGTGATTTCAGTTGATTGACTACATCAGTCATTCATTTGGATTGGGGGGTATTCAGATTTCATACAGTTTCTGTACCATACCGGGGTATACAGTATTACCAGAAGTGCATACAAGGGGCGCACAAAACAATTTAGGtaacagggatcttgatccaggcagggattgaatgtctctgctgtaaccaagaagatTGATGTTGACATTTAGTAGACTAAATGTATAGCTGGAGCCCTGTGCTGGATATAATTCATGACATCTTAGATTTCTGAGTTATACTTAACTTATAAGCAGTGGCGTTGCCCGTGCCCCCGCCTCAACcccatccccaaaaaacattatcGAAAATCATACCGTTGGTATTTCGAAATACCCTGGTATGCGGTATATCGCCCAAGCCTATTACCCATTGACAGCTTTCCTTGTGACTTGCAAGAGGAACCTTCTACTTACATCATCAATGTCCTCGTCGTCATCTCCAATGTCATCAAACTGAATGTCCTCGTCATCACCAGGTCCAAACGTGTCGGTCTCATTGATTTTAGCTAGGGAGTTAGAACATACACTCACCGTTAACGAACTAGCTTGCCCTAAAGAGTGCACATGTGCCCATAAtcataagagtacatggccattaaggccagactGTTCTTCAAGATGGTCAAACATTCATAAATGACAAACAGGgtaaaataataatcacagtggttatagatgGTGCAACAGGTTAGCACTTcagaagtaaatgtcagttggcttttcatagccgagcattcagtgGTCGAAAAGCAGGTAGGTCCCAGATACTTACCATGTTCAGGAAGCTCCCCATAGGCCTTCAAACTCCTGGCCTCATCTGCATTGTACTTCAGGATAACATCAGCCTTTTGGTCCTTTAAGGAAGAATGCAATGTATTATCATTATCATTCAAAAATACAAACCATTGCTGATTTTTGTCTCTCATAATTATTACCTGGTAATCTCGAAGTCCCACCAGGATGATGTCTGAACTGTTGATCCAAACCTGCCCAAGAGAGAATAACAAGATGTCAGCAAGGAGAATTCGGAGTATAATAACTGTAATACTTCCATCATAGAACTGGACACATACAGCCCAGGTAGAAGAGTCTGTCAACCCTCATGTCATTTACAACCCAAAGCATTACGGAAGTAGCGCGTATAGGATGATGACATTGGATTGCATTTATACAGTTCACATATGATCAAGTCTTCAGCCTCCAGCTATTTGCCAAATTTTGTGACTAGTAGCACTAACGCTATATAGGCTACTGTGTACACAATTACCTTTTTCCGTAGCTTTCCTCGGATGTGGCATAGTCGCTTGACTCCATCAAAACACATAGCTTCCAGTCGTCCATTACCCAACATCTTAATCACCTGTGCATATTCTAGATTAGAACAGACAACAGAGATTAAGCAGTTAGGCAATTCATATAGAGGTCACGATGTGGCTCAAATGTACGTGCTGAACTGGTAACCAGGGAGCACACAAATGTTGAATACATCTGATCGAGGTCATATATTGTATTCGATTAGTAGCTACACTGTTAGCATGGTCAGTGTTAAAGCAGTTGACAGTTGGTTAAAATTAAGTCAGAACCTATTTGCTAAGTTTACAGACTAAATAAGGTTGAAGGGGGACCTTGCACTCACCTTGGCCATCCTCTTTGAATACCAGCTCTCTCTTTTCTGATTCATTCTCATTTTTACCACGTCGCCGATTCTTTCCTCCCTTACCTGTAATGAGATGAGAGGATGAGAGATATTGGAATGCCAATTTTTCTATCTAATGGGTGACTATCATTCCAATTCCACCAGTCATTTGGCAACATGAGTCAAATAAACACGGATAAATAGGCCAACCAAATGGCTGTAGCCTAGCTACACACATACTTTAATGAATTCCTTTTATCTGTGCTAGTTAGCTAGTGAATGTGACAGCATCAGGGCTGAGGCTCAAGATGATGGGCACAGGGCAGGGATATTTTTGGCCTACCGCACTAGTTGGTACTAACGTCATTCAGTTGCGCAAAATAATGTGACAAAAGGCAGTTCATAGTTCGCCAGTCGAATTCCTAAATTATTAATAGTCAAATTGCGATAAAATAAACAATATGACGTTGGTGGTAATGAAGGTTAAGCAACGTTTCCACGCTTTTAAATATTTGTAAAATGCCATACGGTGCCTTCCCCCAGTCACGTTGCTAAGCATGGGCCcgggtggctagctagctagcataaacATAAACCATTCCATGgaataacgttagctaacaaccAAAGGCAACATGTTTGCTACTTACCTTTATTCTTAGGCATATTCCCAAACGAACAGGCTTTGTTAAATCAGTCCTGTTTTGTCCGTATCGAATTGTGTGTTATAAAAATGGAATGAAATACCAATCCGTGACGATGTCACACACTTACAAAGTTAGCAAGCTTGTTAGCTTAGCTTTCTCGGGGAAACCTCTTCCGCTTGCAACACCGTGAAGCAGCATTAGGGTTTAAAAAGTGGCTTCCTACCCATGTTTCCTAACTGATCTGGTCTCCAACTTCATATACGCATTAAAATGGATAGTTATGTGGCCTTTCGGTGGAGGAAAGAATTAACAAGTGATGCATTATTTGATTGTATATTTATTTGATGTATTCATGATCATTTTTTAGGTTACAAATGATGCTGCAGTCACTTGCCTGGCCCACATCTACTGAGTCAAACATTTCTCTGTAAAACATGGAAACAAGAGGTCAAAGCAGAGGGGAAAGACGGTTTCTATTTGCCCCTCCATCTAGCATGGTACATTCCCCAGCATCTTCTTGGAAagccctcccccccccccactaaagCTGTCCTGTGACCATCATGCACAGCAAGTAGAAAATGTTTCATTCATCAACATATACAAAAATACATTCTTAATGGTCTCTTAAAAGTAGACTGGAAAAGTAATCTGAATTGCTATAAGTATATCCCAAGTTCACGTTTCCCTTTATGATTATGagaaggaccaaaaaattgaaaGTCTAAGTAAAGCAAGAAAACTCCAACCCCTCTGGGCCCTGCCCCAACACAAAGGTCTGAGAGAAAGTGCAGCAGCAGATACTGGAGTGAGGAAGGAGGTTAGCACTTTTTctcccccattgctgacaggGCCTTGGTAAACTGTTGCACAATTGAGTTTGTCAGTGTCCAAACCCTAATTGCCCatctaaatgacgtaaatgtaataatTCCATGTTGCTTATTCCCAGAGCCTTGTATTTAGAAAGTTGAGCCAATGCGGTTTCCGCATCATGATGCATTTTATATTGACACTTAACATTAGCTACATGGggaatataaaaataaaataagaaaaatggTATAAAACTGAATGTCTGAATTGGGCATTATGATGCAAAAACATGACACTAAAACATTCCATGGCAGCCATAATAgttccatagaaatagaatgaatagaacaggcatcCCCATTAAAGTCAATGGTAGCATAATGGCTGGACTGGCAGCCATTAAGTGTACCCATGACTAGGTTGAATATGACAAAGGTTAAGACAACAGGATTCTAATAGCCCATAAGTCTTTGCAAGAATAGGACCAGCTGTGCTAGTTAGCAATGGCGCTGGTAGTTAACGAACACCGTTGATCCCAGATTTGTGACAACGCTGTCTTAACTTGTATATTTTTTCCCTAGACCAATGGCAGGAAGTAAAAGCAAGAAGTATAAACTTCAATCTGTTAaatcaactcaactgacattacaaaaaatacattcatGAGCCACATCAGCTAGCACActagtgtcaaactcattccactgagggccgagtgtctgcgtgtttttgctcctcccttgtacttgattgatgaattaagatcactaattagtaaggaactccccacacTTGATTGTCTAGGGATTCATTAAAAGGAAAAACCAACAGACAAGGCCCTCCATGTAAAAAGTTTACATCCCTGAGCTagcatcatttgaatgaacattctacattaccatggcaatCCAGAATCTGTTGATAGAATATTCCaaataaaacctagcggtcaaacaggttccattcatttttcccataggggattttagaaacacttaaaataagggcttttTGATAAcggtgtaaatctctctaggacaaggtgacataaatatattcacctgtatttaTCCCCCCCGCAAAAAAATGGCTAATTAACTGTGAACGTGGccatcataaagaactacaaatgccatgatgaccTGGACAAGACTGCCAAATCGAGGCAAAGGAAATGTCTGGATTAACCATTTTAGTTACatttagtaatgaataaattggcaaaaTGTCTTTAAATTGACAACTATGTGAACTGTCTTGACACAATaactgttagcaaaggtgtcagcacGTGCATGAGCTTGCAGGTATTTGTaatcttgcatgatgtctactttgacacTAATTAGCATTTTTGAAGCAGAGTAAATGGAGACAAATATATTGGTTTGTCAGAGATTTACATGGTCATCAAAATGAcaagccagggtaagcctacaccaaACATAGCCCTTATTAAGTATTTACAtttcctatgggaaaaatgaatggtggaaaaacaattggaaccatttccctgtttaacTGCTAGGTTTTAGGAGtgttatgacacctccactgtggtgaGTGttcccatgagtttaccagtcaaattgccagg
It encodes:
- the LOC106563585 gene encoding eukaryotic translation initiation factor 1A, X-chromosomal isoform X2, encoding MPKNKGKGGKNRRRGKNENESEKRELVFKEDGQEYAQVIKMLGNGRLEAMCFDGVKRLCHIRGKLRKKVWINSSDIILVGLRDYQDQKADVILKYNADEARSLKAYGELPEHAKINETDTFGPGDDEDIQFDDIGDDDEDIDDI
- the LOC106563585 gene encoding eukaryotic translation initiation factor 1A, X-chromosomal isoform X1 produces the protein MPKNKGKGGKNRRRGKNENESEKRELVFKEDGQEYAQVIKMLGNGRLEAMCFDGVKRLCHIRGKLRKKVWINSSDIILVGLRDYQVIIMRDKNQQWFVFLNDNDNTLHSSLKDQKADVILKYNADEARSLKAYGELPEHAKINETDTFGPGDDEDIQFDDIGDDDEDIDDI